A window of the Streptomyces luomodiensis genome harbors these coding sequences:
- a CDS encoding flavin reductase family protein yields MAIEPSVLYFGTPVVLLSTENGDGSANLAPISSAWALGHTVVLGLGRDGQTARNLRSRPELVINLPAPGQWRAVERLAPLTGRNPVPPTKAEGCRFVPDKFGAAGLTEEPSHVVRPPRVAECPVQLEARAERVRPDVAGEFVIVEAGVAKVHADPRIVVPGTDYIDPAAWSPLIYNFRHYFGLGPELGHSYRTQTPRTQTPRTTSSPGRGGVSGRSRG; encoded by the coding sequence ATGGCGATCGAGCCCAGTGTCCTGTACTTCGGGACACCCGTGGTGCTCCTGTCGACGGAGAACGGGGACGGCTCGGCCAATCTCGCCCCGATCTCCTCCGCGTGGGCGCTGGGGCACACGGTGGTGCTCGGGCTGGGCCGTGACGGACAGACGGCCCGGAACCTGCGCAGCCGGCCCGAGCTGGTGATCAATCTGCCCGCCCCGGGCCAGTGGCGGGCGGTGGAGCGGCTGGCGCCGCTGACCGGCCGGAACCCGGTGCCCCCGACCAAGGCGGAGGGGTGCCGATTCGTACCGGACAAGTTCGGTGCGGCCGGCCTGACCGAGGAGCCGTCCCATGTGGTCCGGCCGCCTCGCGTCGCCGAATGCCCCGTCCAGCTGGAGGCCCGCGCCGAGCGGGTGCGGCCGGACGTCGCCGGGGAATTCGTCATCGTCGAGGCCGGGGTGGCGAAGGTCCACGCCGACCCGCGGATCGTCGTGCCCGGCACCGACTACATCGACCCGGCCGCCTGGAGCCCGCTCATCTACAACTTCCGGCACTACTTCGGACTCGGCCCGGAACTCGGCCACAGCTACCGCACCCAGACTCCCCGCACCCAGACTCCCCGCACCACGTCCTCGCCGGGACGGGGCGGGGTCAGCGGGCGAAGCCGCGGCTGA
- a CDS encoding alpha/beta hydrolase fold domain-containing protein: MAYTLDPELAAVLRVLAEQSGPTPPPPPERDDWRALRARGTASMAWLASLLPAYPSGYPLVKAVSHTVRSRDGAEILVRWYEKADSTPGSAVVYAHGGGMIAGSVDLYDSVIAGYVEATGVPFLSVDYRLAPDGATGTGPVEDVFAALAWLSERSAGFGVDPGRIAVMGDSAGGGLAAGTAVLARDRGIPPARQILLYPMLDDRNLTPDPLLSPYVAWTWDDNWTGWHALLGEAFGTDDVPPAAAPARVASVEGLAPAYVEVGELDIFRAEAVGYAQRLADADVPAELHVHSGAIHEYDRLAPDSLLARRAMADRRRVISAL, encoded by the coding sequence ATGGCCTATACGCTCGACCCCGAGCTCGCCGCGGTGCTGCGAGTCCTCGCCGAGCAGAGCGGTCCCACTCCCCCTCCCCCGCCCGAGCGCGACGACTGGCGGGCGCTGCGCGCCCGGGGCACCGCCTCGATGGCGTGGCTGGCCTCCCTGCTCCCCGCCTATCCCTCCGGCTATCCCCTGGTGAAGGCGGTCTCGCACACCGTGCGCTCCCGGGACGGGGCGGAGATCCTCGTCCGCTGGTACGAGAAGGCCGACTCCACGCCCGGATCCGCGGTCGTCTACGCCCACGGCGGAGGGATGATCGCCGGCAGCGTCGACCTCTACGACTCCGTCATCGCCGGATACGTCGAGGCGACCGGGGTGCCGTTCCTGTCCGTGGACTACCGCCTGGCCCCCGACGGGGCCACCGGCACCGGCCCGGTCGAGGACGTGTTCGCCGCGCTGGCCTGGCTGTCCGAGCGGTCGGCCGGGTTCGGGGTCGACCCCGGTCGCATCGCCGTCATGGGGGACAGCGCCGGGGGCGGGCTCGCCGCGGGCACGGCGGTCCTCGCCCGGGACCGAGGGATTCCGCCCGCTCGTCAAATCCTGCTCTATCCCATGCTCGACGACCGCAACCTCACCCCGGACCCCCTGCTGTCGCCCTATGTCGCCTGGACCTGGGACGACAACTGGACCGGCTGGCACGCCCTGCTCGGCGAGGCGTTCGGCACCGACGACGTGCCGCCGGCGGCGGCGCCGGCCCGGGTCGCCTCCGTCGAGGGGCTGGCGCCCGCCTATGTCGAGGTCGGAGAGCTCGACATCTTCCGCGCCGAGGCCGTCGGCTACGCCCAGCGGCTCGCCGACGCCGACGTCCCCGCCGAACTGCATGTCCACAGCGGGGCCATCCATGAGTACGACCGTCTCGCCCCCGACTCTCTCCTGGCGCGCCGGGCCATGGCCGACCGCCGGCGGGTGATCTCCGCGCTGTGA
- a CDS encoding GlsB/YeaQ/YmgE family stress response membrane protein, giving the protein MSIVSWIILGLLAGVIAKILLPGRDPGGLVGTTVIGIAGAFVGGWISARFFDRPVQREFYDPTTWGAAIGGAFVLLVVYRLLFGHSRN; this is encoded by the coding sequence GTGAGCATCGTCAGCTGGATCATCCTCGGCCTGCTCGCCGGGGTGATCGCCAAGATCCTTCTCCCCGGACGTGACCCCGGCGGGCTGGTCGGTACCACGGTCATCGGCATCGCGGGGGCGTTCGTGGGCGGGTGGATTTCCGCGCGGTTCTTCGACCGTCCGGTCCAGAGGGAGTTCTACGACCCCACCACCTGGGGCGCGGCGATCGGCGGCGCCTTCGTCCTGCTGGTCGTCTACCGCCTTCTGTTCGGCCATTCACGGAACTGA
- a CDS encoding helix-turn-helix transcriptional regulator, whose translation MARQELARFLRDRREGLRPQDIGLPADPHRRTPGLRREEVAELAHMSVDYYTRLEQARGPRPSPRILDGLAQALRLAPAERSHLFRLAGTSAPPGVRAVRRVRPHVAQLLRRLPDTGAIVTDAAYDVIAWNPLAQALFGDDLGRHPNLARRRFLGQGHAYESSSAEEFGHIVVARLRRAADRYPHDAALTGLLGELRAGSEEFRQIWEERPVHAPGHRSKTVAHPTAGPLRLNCDVLLVPEDDQEVVLITADPGSPSARTIRRLAGATAS comes from the coding sequence ATGGCGAGACAGGAACTGGCCCGCTTCCTGCGGGACCGCCGCGAGGGACTGCGCCCCCAGGACATCGGTCTGCCCGCCGACCCGCACCGCCGCACTCCGGGGCTGCGGCGGGAGGAGGTGGCGGAGCTGGCCCATATGTCGGTCGACTACTACACCCGCCTCGAACAGGCCCGGGGCCCCCGGCCGTCACCACGCATCCTGGACGGGCTCGCGCAGGCGCTGCGGCTCGCGCCCGCCGAGCGCAGCCACCTGTTCCGGCTCGCGGGGACGAGCGCGCCGCCGGGCGTCCGGGCGGTGCGGCGGGTGCGTCCGCACGTCGCCCAGCTGCTGCGGCGGCTGCCCGACACCGGGGCGATCGTCACCGACGCCGCCTACGACGTGATCGCCTGGAACCCGCTGGCGCAGGCCCTGTTCGGCGACGACCTCGGCCGCCACCCCAACCTCGCCCGCCGCCGCTTCCTGGGCCAGGGCCACGCGTACGAGAGCTCCAGCGCCGAGGAGTTCGGACACATCGTGGTCGCACGGCTGCGCCGGGCCGCCGACCGCTACCCCCATGACGCGGCGCTCACCGGACTGCTGGGCGAACTGCGCGCCGGCAGCGAGGAGTTCCGGCAGATCTGGGAGGAGCGTCCGGTCCACGCACCCGGACACCGGTCCAAGACCGTCGCCCACCCCACGGCCGGCCCGCTCCGGCTGAACTGCGATGTGCTGCTCGTGCCCGAGGACGACCAGGAGGTGGTCCTGATCACGGCCGACCCCGGATCCCCCTCCGCCCGTACGATCCGCCGGCTCGCGGGCGCGACGGCGTCCTGA
- a CDS encoding SDR family oxidoreductase produces the protein MNDRTALVTGANKGIGKEIARQLVAEGFTVHVGSRDAERGRRAVQEIGGDARLLVLDVTDPDSIATAAARVERLDVLVNNAGIMVDGKTAPEADLDSFRRTYETNVFGVLAVTNAFLPALRRSAAPRIVNVSSGTGSLTWSADPEHQFAVAAGSAAAYRSSKTALNALTLFSAQTLAAEGFKVNALAPGLRSTDLNARAAASDGDPAEGAAGAVRLALLPDTGPTGGFFSWDGTPAAW, from the coding sequence ATGAACGATCGCACAGCACTGGTCACCGGTGCCAACAAGGGCATCGGCAAGGAGATCGCACGCCAGCTCGTCGCCGAGGGCTTCACCGTCCACGTGGGGTCCCGCGACGCCGAACGGGGGCGGCGGGCCGTCCAGGAGATCGGCGGCGACGCCCGGCTCCTGGTGCTCGACGTGACCGACCCCGACAGCATCGCCACGGCCGCGGCGCGGGTGGAGCGGCTGGACGTGCTGGTCAACAACGCGGGCATCATGGTGGACGGCAAGACGGCGCCCGAGGCGGACCTCGACAGCTTCCGCCGGACCTACGAGACGAACGTCTTCGGTGTGCTCGCCGTCACCAACGCCTTTCTGCCGGCCCTGCGCCGCTCGGCGGCGCCCCGGATCGTCAATGTCTCCAGCGGCACCGGCTCGCTGACCTGGAGCGCGGATCCGGAGCACCAGTTCGCCGTCGCCGCCGGATCGGCTGCGGCCTACCGCTCGTCCAAGACCGCTCTGAACGCCCTGACCCTCTTCTCCGCGCAGACCCTGGCCGCCGAGGGGTTCAAGGTCAACGCGCTGGCCCCCGGGCTGCGCAGCACCGATCTGAACGCCCGCGCCGCCGCGAGCGACGGTGACCCGGCCGAGGGCGCGGCGGGCGCGGTCCGGCTCGCCCTCCTCCCGGACACCGGGCCCACCGGCGGCTTCTTCTCCTGGGACGGCACACCGGCGGCCTGGTAG
- a CDS encoding MDR family MFS transporter: MSSSSTTTEPEAPARLTHRQVVTVLSGLVLGMFLAALDQTVVSSALRTIADDLHGLTAQAWVTTAYLVTATIVTPLYGKLSDIYGRRPVYLSAIVLFTFGSLLCGFATSIHQLAAFRAVQGLGGGGLMSLAMTIIADITSPRERGRYQGYITAVFASSSVVGPLVGGVFAERASLLGIDGWRWIFLVNVPLAILAIVVILRVLHVPHRPVRHRLDYGGALTLAVGIVPLLLVAEQGRGWGWGSPRALTMYAIGLAGLVSFVLLERRMGDAALLPVRLFRIRAFRLGTVLHFTVGIAMFGAMTTLPLYLQLAKGMSPMGAGLATLPTMAANVTVTLVVGRLMSRTGRFKVHLVAGVGSLTVAMLVFATLRDDSPLWYVSIGMLFMGAGLGAAMQTITTLAQSEVPGRDMGAATASVNFFRSNGGTVGAAAFLSILFSLAGSRISEHWAAARQDASFRRLAEEPANADALKGVVRADGGVNLEDSAFLGHLDPGVAQPFLEGYVSAMRVVFLAGAAVALIAFVIAAWRVPNTQLSAD; encoded by the coding sequence ATGTCGTCCTCATCCACCACCACCGAGCCCGAGGCCCCGGCCCGGCTGACGCACCGTCAGGTCGTCACCGTGCTGTCCGGGCTGGTGCTCGGCATGTTCCTCGCCGCGCTCGACCAGACCGTGGTCTCCTCGGCGCTGCGCACCATCGCCGACGATCTGCACGGCCTCACCGCCCAGGCGTGGGTGACCACCGCCTACCTCGTCACCGCCACCATCGTCACCCCGCTGTACGGGAAGCTGTCCGACATCTACGGCCGCCGGCCGGTCTATCTGAGCGCGATCGTGCTGTTCACCTTCGGATCGCTGCTGTGCGGGTTCGCCACCTCCATCCACCAGCTCGCGGCCTTCCGGGCGGTCCAGGGACTCGGCGGTGGCGGGCTGATGTCCCTCGCCATGACGATCATCGCCGACATCACCTCGCCCCGGGAGCGCGGCCGCTACCAGGGCTACATCACGGCGGTGTTCGCCAGTTCCAGCGTGGTCGGCCCCCTGGTGGGCGGGGTGTTCGCCGAGCGCGCCAGCCTGCTGGGCATCGACGGATGGCGCTGGATCTTCCTGGTCAACGTGCCGCTGGCGATCCTCGCCATCGTGGTGATCCTGCGCGTGCTGCACGTACCCCACCGCCCCGTACGCCACCGCCTGGACTACGGCGGGGCGCTGACCCTCGCGGTCGGGATCGTGCCGCTGCTCCTCGTCGCCGAACAGGGGCGCGGCTGGGGCTGGGGTTCGCCGCGGGCGCTGACGATGTACGCGATCGGGCTGGCCGGCCTGGTCTCCTTCGTCCTGCTGGAGCGGCGGATGGGAGACGCCGCGCTGCTGCCGGTCCGGCTGTTCCGCATCCGCGCGTTCCGGCTCGGCACCGTGCTGCACTTCACCGTGGGCATCGCCATGTTCGGCGCCATGACCACGCTTCCGCTCTATCTCCAGCTGGCCAAGGGGATGAGCCCGATGGGGGCGGGCCTGGCCACGCTGCCGACCATGGCGGCGAACGTGACGGTGACCCTGGTGGTGGGCCGGCTGATGTCCCGGACCGGCCGGTTCAAGGTCCATCTGGTGGCGGGCGTCGGCTCGCTCACCGTCGCCATGCTGGTCTTCGCCACGCTGCGGGACGACAGCCCACTGTGGTACGTCTCCATCGGCATGCTGTTCATGGGGGCGGGCCTCGGCGCGGCGATGCAGACGATCACCACACTGGCCCAGTCCGAGGTGCCCGGCCGGGACATGGGAGCGGCCACCGCGTCGGTGAACTTCTTCCGCTCCAACGGCGGCACAGTGGGCGCCGCCGCCTTCCTGTCCATCCTCTTCTCCCTGGCCGGTTCCCGGATCAGCGAGCACTGGGCCGCCGCCCGTCAGGACGCGTCGTTCCGCAGGCTCGCCGAGGAACCGGCGAACGCCGACGCGCTGAAGGGTGTCGTGCGGGCCGACGGCGGGGTGAACCTGGAGGACTCGGCCTTCCTCGGCCACCTCGACCCGGGCGTGGCGCAGCCGTTCCTGGAGGGCTATGTCAGCGCCATGCGCGTGGTCTTCCTCGCCGGCGCCGCGGTGGCGCTGATCGCCTTCGTGATCGCCGCCTGGCGGGTGCCGAACACCCAGCTCTCCGCCGACTGA
- a CDS encoding glycosyltransferase, translating to MRVLFTTLGSPSHGRAQLPLARALAAAGHQVLVVTTPTLAPVFERDDVRVTAGFDDLNPGTFLGSALAEEAGPDGPPDLDRMEAQERQAFQVRVITKVLSGQMASTLLDAVLPLARDFRPDLILRDGMDLGSCLVAETLGIPQLSTPSGSANTYDPAVLLPGLNALRDRHGLATSDDPASLVPHGRIDYVPPAFSFSQHLPASWAYRQTVDVDRGAVLPRWVAELPTDRPMVFAAIGTALPMIRDQAREDASASVMPMPDPVDTLRAMVQGVSQLEGCTVVLSTSGIPVDTDGVPAHVHITDRLPQPLLLESVDLFLTHGGFNSIREAMRTATPLAVLPQFGDQPGNARRVQELGLGRHITDTTPDGIATACREVLADDGIRATARRARLEMLALPEIESAVPDLEKIAG from the coding sequence TTGCGGGTTCTGTTCACCACGCTCGGCAGCCCCTCCCACGGCCGCGCCCAGCTCCCCCTGGCCCGAGCCCTCGCGGCGGCCGGCCACCAGGTGCTGGTGGTCACCACCCCCACCCTCGCCCCCGTCTTCGAACGCGACGATGTGCGGGTGACCGCGGGCTTCGACGACCTCAACCCGGGAACCTTCCTCGGCTCCGCGCTGGCCGAGGAGGCCGGCCCCGACGGTCCGCCGGACCTGGACCGGATGGAGGCCCAGGAGCGGCAGGCGTTCCAGGTGCGCGTCATCACCAAGGTCCTGTCCGGCCAGATGGCCTCCACGCTGCTGGACGCCGTGCTCCCGCTGGCCCGCGACTTCCGCCCCGACCTCATTCTCCGCGACGGCATGGACCTCGGCTCCTGCCTCGTCGCCGAAACCCTCGGCATACCCCAGCTGTCCACCCCGTCCGGGAGCGCCAACACCTATGATCCGGCGGTGCTGCTGCCGGGTCTCAACGCCCTGCGGGACCGGCACGGACTGGCCACCTCGGACGACCCGGCGTCACTCGTCCCGCACGGACGCATCGACTACGTACCGCCGGCCTTCTCCTTCTCCCAGCACCTGCCGGCGTCCTGGGCCTACCGGCAGACGGTGGACGTGGACCGCGGTGCCGTGCTGCCGCGCTGGGTCGCCGAACTGCCCACCGACCGCCCGATGGTGTTCGCCGCCATCGGCACCGCGTTGCCCATGATCCGCGACCAGGCACGCGAGGACGCCTCCGCGTCGGTCATGCCGATGCCGGACCCGGTGGACACGCTGCGCGCCATGGTCCAGGGCGTATCGCAACTGGAGGGGTGCACCGTCGTCCTCTCCACCTCCGGCATCCCCGTGGACACCGACGGGGTGCCCGCGCACGTGCACATCACCGACCGGCTGCCGCAGCCCCTGCTGCTGGAATCCGTGGACCTGTTCCTCACCCACGGCGGTTTCAACAGCATCCGCGAAGCGATGCGCACCGCGACCCCGCTGGCGGTGCTGCCCCAGTTCGGCGATCAGCCCGGCAACGCACGGCGGGTCCAGGAGCTCGGCCTCGGCCGGCACATCACCGACACCACACCGGACGGCATCGCCACCGCCTGCCGTGAGGTGCTGGCCGACGACGGCATCCGGGCCACGGCCCGCCGGGCGCGGCTGGAGATGCTGGCGCTGCCGGAGATCGAGAGCGCGGTCCCCGACCTGGAGAAGATCGCCGGATAA
- a CDS encoding UDP-glucose dehydrogenase family protein produces MQIRRVAVVGTGYVGLTTGACLASLGHRVVCADTDRNKVERLSRGQVDILEPRLPELVREGLDSGRLEFVQDTRAAVADADVVFLCLPTPMGVGGAADLAAVEAVADEIRTDLPHGSVVVNKSTVPVGTAERVAALLDRPDVTVVSNPEFLREGYAVRDFLNPDRIVVGAADRDAARRVADLYAGLDAPLVLTDAAGAELAKYAANFFLAMKLSFANNLATLCEHFGAEVDDVLAGIGHDPRIGSAFLKPGPGWGGSCLPKDTHALLTICQESGVEFPLLRATIETNVEHQRLLVERVVAGCTPGDGSLHGVRLAVLGLAFKAGTSDLRDSPALAIARLLKERGAELHAYDPALSETRPDLSDLLTIADTPEEALRGARACLVLTEWPEFRDLDWEHLAGLLETPVVYDFRNLLDPDELRRAGLTCEGIGRTPAMAR; encoded by the coding sequence TTGCAGATACGACGCGTCGCCGTGGTGGGCACCGGCTACGTCGGACTGACCACCGGCGCCTGCCTGGCCTCGCTCGGCCATCGAGTGGTGTGCGCGGACACCGACCGCAACAAGGTCGAACGGCTGAGCCGCGGACAGGTCGACATCCTCGAACCCCGCCTGCCCGAACTGGTCCGGGAGGGACTGGACTCCGGGCGGCTGGAGTTCGTCCAGGACACCCGGGCCGCGGTCGCCGACGCCGACGTGGTGTTCCTGTGCCTGCCGACCCCGATGGGCGTCGGCGGCGCCGCCGACCTGGCCGCCGTCGAGGCCGTGGCGGACGAGATCCGCACGGATCTGCCGCACGGCAGCGTGGTGGTGAACAAGTCCACCGTGCCCGTCGGCACCGCCGAGCGCGTCGCGGCCCTGCTGGACCGCCCCGACGTGACCGTGGTGAGCAACCCGGAGTTCCTCCGCGAGGGTTACGCGGTGCGCGACTTCCTCAACCCCGACCGCATCGTGGTCGGCGCCGCCGACCGGGACGCGGCGCGGCGGGTGGCCGACCTCTACGCCGGGCTCGACGCCCCGCTGGTGCTCACCGACGCCGCGGGCGCCGAACTCGCCAAGTACGCGGCCAACTTCTTCCTGGCCATGAAGCTCTCCTTCGCCAACAACCTCGCCACCCTGTGCGAGCACTTCGGCGCCGAGGTGGACGATGTGCTGGCCGGTATCGGCCACGACCCCCGCATCGGCTCGGCCTTCCTCAAGCCGGGCCCCGGATGGGGTGGCTCCTGCCTGCCCAAGGACACCCACGCCCTGCTGACGATCTGCCAGGAGTCGGGCGTGGAGTTCCCGCTGCTGCGCGCCACCATCGAGACCAACGTCGAACACCAGCGGCTGCTCGTGGAGCGAGTGGTGGCCGGGTGCACCCCGGGCGACGGCTCGCTGCACGGGGTACGGCTGGCCGTGCTGGGCCTGGCCTTCAAGGCGGGCACCTCCGATCTGCGCGACTCGCCGGCCCTGGCCATCGCCCGGCTGCTCAAGGAGCGCGGCGCCGAACTCCACGCCTACGACCCCGCGCTCAGCGAGACCCGCCCCGATCTCAGCGATCTGCTCACGATCGCGGACACTCCCGAGGAAGCCCTGCGGGGAGCGCGCGCCTGCCTGGTCCTCACCGAGTGGCCGGAGTTCCGCGACCTCGACTGGGAGCACCTCGCCGGACTGCTGGAGACCCCGGTCGTCTACGACTTCCGCAACCTGCTGGACCCGGACGAGCTGCGCCGCGCCGGACTGACCTGTGAGGGCATCGGCCGCACGCCCGCGATGGCGCGCTGA
- a CDS encoding TetR family transcriptional regulator, protein MNRADDARRGDALPPRPRKYDAAGTRTALLSAAALRFARYGYDGCGVRDIAKDAGVDAALVYRYFGSKKGLFDTVSGNTASVFEPLRHLPLDEVSGWICELVSKAPTEEQAPHPLLTKLRSANREESLGRLREDIAEVFSERFARRLGGEDAEVRAELLGAWMMGITLMRLSIRSPALSAASHDTLLRYLQAGLDPLLHTCCPEAGNEGGGEGR, encoded by the coding sequence GTGAACAGAGCAGATGACGCGCGACGAGGCGATGCCCTCCCCCCGCGTCCCCGCAAATACGACGCGGCGGGCACGCGCACCGCGCTGCTGAGCGCCGCGGCGCTGCGGTTCGCGCGATACGGCTACGACGGCTGCGGCGTGCGCGACATCGCCAAGGACGCCGGAGTGGACGCCGCCCTGGTCTACCGCTATTTCGGCTCAAAAAAGGGGCTGTTCGACACCGTGTCGGGAAACACCGCCAGTGTGTTCGAACCATTGCGCCATCTGCCGCTGGACGAGGTGTCGGGGTGGATCTGCGAGCTCGTCTCCAAGGCGCCCACGGAGGAGCAGGCCCCGCATCCGCTGCTGACCAAGCTGCGCTCCGCCAACCGGGAGGAGAGCCTGGGGCGGCTCCGCGAGGACATCGCCGAGGTGTTCTCGGAGCGGTTCGCCCGGCGTCTGGGGGGCGAGGACGCCGAGGTGCGGGCGGAGTTGCTGGGGGCGTGGATGATGGGCATCACCCTCATGCGCCTGTCCATCCGCTCACCGGCGCTGTCCGCCGCGTCGCACGACACACTGTTGCGCTACCTCCAGGCGGGTCTCGACCCGCTGCTGCACACGTGCTGCCCCGAGGCCGGCAACGAGGGTGGTGGCGAGGGCCGCTGA
- a CDS encoding peptidoglycan-binding protein: protein MATPLTADRLLKALRDEGLDVHEYRDWRTHHRNAKGPWGPVNGVMIHHTVTQGTASSVELCYEGHSSLPGPLCHGVIDKSGAVHLVGNGRANHAGLGDGDVLEAVVNESALPRDNEADTDGNRHFYGFECVNLGDGEDPWPEAQKLAIEKVSAAICRAHGWTERSVIGHLEWQPGKVDPRGFSMDTMRGRIAKRLGAKPDGPAPQPPAGYEPFPGAGFFRTGRESKIITAMGKRLVAEGCGRYEEGPGPEWTEADRTSYAAWQRKLGYSGDDADGVPGRASWDKLRVPNV, encoded by the coding sequence ATGGCCACACCGCTCACCGCCGACCGTCTGCTCAAGGCGCTGCGCGACGAGGGACTGGACGTCCACGAGTACCGCGACTGGCGCACTCACCACCGCAACGCCAAGGGCCCCTGGGGCCCGGTCAACGGGGTGATGATCCATCACACCGTCACCCAGGGCACGGCCTCCTCCGTGGAGCTGTGCTACGAGGGACACTCCTCGCTGCCGGGGCCGCTGTGCCACGGCGTCATCGACAAGTCCGGCGCGGTCCACCTGGTCGGCAACGGCCGCGCCAACCACGCGGGGCTCGGCGACGGCGATGTGCTCGAAGCCGTCGTCAACGAGTCCGCGCTGCCCCGTGACAACGAGGCCGACACCGACGGCAACCGCCACTTCTACGGTTTCGAGTGCGTCAACCTCGGCGATGGCGAGGACCCCTGGCCGGAGGCGCAGAAGCTGGCGATCGAGAAGGTGTCCGCGGCCATCTGCCGTGCCCACGGCTGGACCGAGCGCTCGGTGATCGGTCATCTGGAGTGGCAGCCGGGCAAGGTGGACCCGCGTGGCTTCTCGATGGACACCATGCGCGGCCGCATCGCCAAGCGGCTCGGCGCCAAGCCGGACGGCCCCGCTCCCCAACCACCGGCCGGCTACGAGCCGTTCCCGGGCGCCGGCTTCTTCCGTACCGGCCGCGAAAGCAAGATCATCACGGCCATGGGCAAGCGGCTGGTGGCCGAGGGCTGCGGACGCTACGAGGAGGGGCCGGGCCCCGAGTGGACCGAGGCGGACCGTACGTCCTACGCGGCCTGGCAGCGCAAACTGGGCTACTCCGGCGACGACGCGGACGGCGTTCCCGGCAGGGCCAGCTGGGACAAGCTGCGCGTGCCCAACGTGTAG
- a CDS encoding DUF6519 domain-containing protein translates to MYADLSRLTFRPERHYSAVVAQQGRVQLDADANEQTAIQLHQARTLAADLIGRHGGPAADAGFHITFKGGSRDLDDLIIEGGRYYVDGILCDATRPRPAAAVDDEAPEGAPGKEGEADASEPDEPPATWTYWDQPDAYRDPERPGDRLPEQRPFLVCLKVWERSVSAAEDPALREVALGPAMPDTAARVKVVWQVLPLEGSALGLENPDGATKDQVGKAFEAWAGKATAPASRLAARAERPEHADQDPCPVRPDARYRGPENQLYRVEIHEGGTAREATFKWSRENGSVVFPVDELDGTWVELATLGGDDKLDLNVGDLVEFADTASTSRGEPLPLLRVEEVDPPGRRVRLSGEPEPGVGRRPELRPFLRRWDHREGTRRPRKGAAARLKRGALRVEEGRWLPLEDGVEVYFAADGTYRAGDHWLIPARTATGAVEWPVNAARTPLLQPPAGIEVHYAPLAWVTAEQAELDLRMVFGPLATPAPAADAAALAAEAEAEAEARAEEA, encoded by the coding sequence ATGTACGCCGATCTGTCCCGGCTCACCTTCCGGCCCGAGCGGCACTACTCCGCGGTCGTCGCCCAGCAGGGCCGCGTCCAGCTCGACGCCGACGCCAACGAGCAGACCGCCATCCAGCTCCACCAGGCCCGTACGCTCGCCGCCGATCTGATCGGGCGGCACGGCGGCCCGGCCGCGGACGCCGGTTTCCACATCACCTTCAAGGGCGGCAGCCGCGATCTGGACGACCTGATCATCGAGGGCGGCCGCTACTACGTCGACGGCATCCTGTGCGACGCGACCCGGCCGCGGCCCGCCGCCGCGGTCGACGACGAGGCGCCGGAAGGGGCCCCGGGCAAGGAGGGCGAGGCGGACGCGTCCGAACCGGACGAGCCGCCCGCCACCTGGACCTACTGGGACCAGCCGGACGCCTACCGGGACCCGGAGCGGCCGGGCGACCGGCTGCCGGAGCAGCGGCCGTTCCTGGTCTGCCTCAAGGTGTGGGAGCGGTCGGTCTCCGCGGCCGAGGACCCGGCGCTGCGCGAGGTGGCCCTCGGCCCGGCGATGCCGGACACGGCGGCGCGGGTCAAGGTGGTCTGGCAGGTGCTGCCGCTGGAGGGCTCGGCCCTGGGGCTGGAGAACCCGGACGGGGCGACCAAGGACCAGGTCGGCAAGGCGTTCGAGGCGTGGGCGGGGAAGGCGACGGCGCCCGCGTCCCGGCTGGCGGCCCGCGCCGAGCGGCCGGAACACGCGGACCAGGACCCTTGTCCGGTGCGGCCGGACGCCCGCTACCGGGGGCCGGAGAACCAGCTGTACCGGGTGGAGATCCACGAGGGCGGCACGGCGCGGGAGGCGACCTTCAAGTGGTCGCGGGAGAACGGCTCGGTGGTCTTCCCGGTCGACGAACTGGACGGCACCTGGGTGGAGTTGGCGACCCTGGGCGGCGACGACAAGCTGGATCTGAACGTCGGGGACCTGGTGGAGTTCGCGGACACGGCCTCCACCAGCCGTGGTGAACCGCTGCCGCTGCTGCGGGTGGAGGAGGTCGATCCGCCGGGGCGGCGGGTGCGGCTGTCCGGTGAGCCGGAGCCGGGGGTCGGGCGCCGCCCTGAGCTGCGGCCGTTCCTGCGCCGCTGGGACCACCGGGAGGGCACCCGGCGCCCCCGCAAGGGCGCGGCGGCGCGGCTGAAGCGCGGTGCGCTGCGGGTCGAGGAGGGCCGCTGGCTGCCGCTGGAGGACGGGGTCGAGGTGTACTTCGCCGCCGATGGCACCTACCGCGCCGGGGACCACTGGCTGATCCCGGCCCGTACCGCCACGGGCGCCGTGGAGTGGCCGGTGAACGCGGCCCGCACACCGCTGCTCCAGCCCCCGGCCGGGATCGAGGTGCACTACGCGCCACTGGCGTGGGTGACGGCCGAGCAGGCGGAGCTGGATCTGCGGATGGTGTTCGGGCCGCTGGCCACGCCCGCCCCGGCAGCGGACGCGGCGGCGCTCGCGGCGGAGGCCGAAGCGGAGGCCGAGGCCAGGGCCGAGGAGGCGTAG